CTGCTGCCGAAGCTGTGAGTGCTTCACAGAGGGCCTGGCCCggctccttccccttcccaccacacaccagcagctccagctcgGGCATGACTGGAGATGGGCCATGCTGTCACGCAGGGAGGCTGGATGTGACCTTCTCCACCAGCTCCCTGGGTCCACAAGTTCATGGTTAAGCTCAGTAAAGGCCTCCCCACTGCAGCCCCTCTGGCCTGGTCTTACAAGGTCAAGATGCCCACCCACGTTCAGAGCCACACGGTACCGTGAGGGGCTCCCAGGGATCTGAGTACATTTCCCTGAGTGGGAGCTGGGTGTGGGGTGAGAAATCCACGTAAGAGCCTAGCTGGACCTGCCCCTGCTGCCGAGTGCCCCTTAGCCTGGCTGAGGACTGACCTGGATTTCCTCCTGCAGACCGAGCGCCAAGCTGAACTTCATTGACCATGTCGTGGGCAACCAGCCAGATCTCCAGATGGTCCCGGTGGCAGACTGGTAGGACTGGGGAGGGCTGGCGGGAGGTGTGACACAGCAGTGGCACCGCTGGGCTGGTCTCCAGCATCTCAGCCATTCGTGGCTGAGGGCTAATTAAGCCAGAGCAGAGGGTCATTAACGTGAGGCTAGACCTGTGACATGGCGGGATTTAAACATGTCCTCTGTGGCCCGGGCCAGGTACCAGAAGAACCTGCTGTTCCATCGGTTCTGGTCCGTGGATGACAAGCAGTTGCACACCGAATTCAGTGCCCTGCGCTCCATCGTGGTCACCAACTATGAAGAGACCATAAAGATGCCCATAAACGAGCCAGCTCTTGGCAAGAAGAAATCCCAGATTCAGGTGAGCACACGTGGGCTAGTGCTGGCAGttgaggcatcaggctgccgtcgACTAGAGTGGGTCTTGGGTGAACCAAAACGGCAAGGGGCCCTGCACAGCCAGCGGGCGAGCGATTCGGGAGGGCGTGGGAGCTGGCACAGGCTTGCAGGGCTGACAGCGGCTCGCTGGAAAGCAGCCCCTTCTCTGCTTGGTCTGCAAAGGGCTGTCAAATCCTGGCGGAGCAGCTTGCGTTCCCACAGGGCACAGAGCCAGCTTGCCTCCGATTTCACAAATAAAGCGTCTTTTTCACTTCATGGTGTCCCTGAGTTGATTTTGCTTTTAGTGTTTTTAAGCCCGTATTCAGCTGTCGGAGCTGTGATACCGCTAACAGCATGGACTTTTTCTTATAGGAATACATCGACTACTACGGCGGGGCGGGAGTGCAGCACATTGCTCTGAACACCTCCGACATCATCACGGCGGTGAGTGGGACGCGGTGGATTTAGCCCACTGCCTTTGAGCATTTATTTGGCTTTGGGCTCCCTCACCAGACCGCAGGGCGAGGAGCCCCCAGAGGGCTCGGGGGCTGGCGTGTCTTCATGCGGTGGTTGCTGTCAGACCTGGGTCATCCTCCGGCACCATCCCCGCGGCCTGCCCGTGGGCACGGACCAGCTGGCTGCACGTGGAGGGGCCCTGAGTCTCTGCCCGGAGCTCCTCACGCCCAAACCAAAGCGAGCCCCAAGCCTGAGCCGCGCTCGGGCCTGCCCCTGCCTTACAGATCACCAACCTGAAGCAGCGGGGCATGCAGTTCATGGACGTGCCATCCAGCTACTACCAGCTGCTGCGGGAGAGGCTGAAAACTGCCAAAATCCAAGTGAAGGAGAACATCGATAAGCTAGCGGTGAGTCCGGTCAAGTCAGGCACGGCAGAGAAAAGCTTTGAGCTTCAGCCTGGCATCTGCGGTGGACCAGCTCTCCCCAGGCCGTATCACGGGAAGCGTTTCATAGGGATGAGGGATGCAGGGGGATCCCTTTGCTCCTCAGTGGCTCTTCCAGCTagttttttattacttttctccAGGAACTGAAAATCCTGGTGGATTTTGACGAGAAAGGATACTTGCTCCAAATCTTCACTAAACCAGTTCAAGACAGACCCACGCTCTTCCTGGAGGTCATCCAGCGTCATAACCACCAGGTTTGTTTGAGGATGTCACTGATAAAGATAAGATGGGATGGTCTGGGCTTCGAGTCGCAGCCTCTGTGGCTTCAAGTACCATCACCCAGACAACTCCTACCGCTGTTCTTCTACCGCCCCTTTAGATCTAACGAGTCCGTTGCCTTGTCCGCACGGTCTGTAACGGTCTGTCTCTGCAGGGGTTCGGCGCTGGGAACTTCAAGTCTCTGTTTGAAGCTATCGAGTTTGACCAAGATGCCAGAGGAAACCTGACTGTCCTGGATCCCAACGGGGAGATCAACCTCCTCTAGAGCACACGGCTGGGTGAGCGGCAGCCGCCGGCGCTGGCAGAAACGCAGCCTCCGTCCTTAGCAAGCTGATTaacaaacaaaaccaggaaaCGGCCCATGTTTTGGGAAACAGCCCAGAACTAAGTGTCAGACACCCAAGAAAGTCACTGCCAAGCTGGAAATGTAAAAGGACTCAAATCTATCCCGACCCAGCCCAGACGCTGCCCTCTGGTGACTTCACGGgagagagaaaatgggaaatgtCAAACCTGCCAATTTAACCCAATCCAAGCTACTGAATTCTTAACACAGGGCAGACTTAACATTTCTGTCATAGGAGACATTCAGTTATGgaggaagacagaagaaacaaCCAGGAGTGCTTAATTTTAGTCTCTCCAaagttttccattaattttaactATGCGGGAAGCTGAGATAGGAAAGCTGGGAGGAAAGCATGATGGGGTTTGCCTCTCCGTGCATCTCATATTTTATAAgatcttttaaaattacttttatattCCATCTTGAGTTTGAATTTCCTGCGATTATACACTTGGTTTTAGGGTAGTTACAACATTCCTGGAATGAGATTTAATCTAATTTATGTTTTTCAGCCTTCCTTTCAATGTAACGTAGCCTTGCTCTGATACCTTTGAATTCCGGAACTGATGAACAGTTGGGGTTTCTCCAATATTTAATTCAGACTTGGAGAAGTAATTGCTGGAATTTGCGGTGATGGTCTGGCTCACATCCCGGCTGCGCAGGAACGCTTCCCTCGGGACATCGCTCTGGGCACTGTCCCAGGCCTTCCCGAGGGGACTTTCTCCTCCGACACAATAAAACCGTTTCTGTCGCAGCTCGTGTGCCTGGTGAGTTTCCCTCTGTGGCTGTAGGGACAcggggaggaactgaggctgcagCAGACTGAACAACAGCCTTCTAAAAGCATCTGCAGAGCCCAGTTGTCAAATCCTTGGACACAGATAAGGCCAAGAGAGACCAAAGACTGCAAAGGCTCCCTGAGGAGTCTGCAGAGCTCATTCGCGACTGCTGGAGAACTTCACAGGGCTGCTGGTGCCCTGAGTCTtccgctgctgcagctctgccctccaaAGCCCCTGCCCACCCACCGCCGCTCGCCGCTGACCCTGGTGAGGAGCGCTGGAGCTGCTCAAAGCCTGGAGCAGCAAAAGCCCTCGTTCCCAGGCCCGAGCCTGAGGCTCAGGACAAGCCCCCCAGACTCGAGTCCCACCAGCATCCTGACGTGGCGGAGGTGCGGAGCAGCCCTCACGCCcagcccaggcagcagagccTCGCAGGGACGGGGCTACCATGGGAGAGGAGCTGTGGCCATCACCTCTGGCCACCAAACGTGGGCCTCTGCTGGAAGAAACCTGAGGTTGGAGACGAGGTGTGGGGACCCAGCGGTGGCAGAGAcctggccctggccccagccGTCCTCCTGCTCTCTGTCCCCATGGGGTTTGGCCTCCAGCTGCGTCCCCTCACCTTTCCCGTGCCGGCATCAGCCACGTCCCCGGGGAGCCAGGCTGAGCACGGGGAGCGCGGAAGCAACCCGCTGCAAAGCCTGGCTCGTGCGCAGCGACCTCGGAGCACCCAGCTCACCCTGCTGCGGGGTGAAATCCCGGGATATCCCGCCAGCGCCTGGTAATTTACCCACAGCTCGGCCCCGGCGGCTGCTCCTCCCGCAGCCCGGAGAACCCGGGGCCCCGGGAGCAAGTCGGCCTCCAAAACGCCTCATGCAGCCAGCGAAAGCCTCTACGACCACGTGGGCTGCTCACTTCTCCAGTCCCATTTCTAAGTATTTTCTGGCCACTGAGGTCAGCTGTAAAAGTGGGGATAGCTGAGAACCGACCTGGGAATTGCCTCTCACCTTGTGAAACCCTCTGCAGCAAAGACCCTCCCCTGGGTTCAGTTTTCCCCCCTTTACCAGCTGCTCCACCACCCTCTGCCTTAGGTCTCTCTTTCTAAGCTTGGAGGAGCCACTTCAAACACCGCCACAGCATTACAAACCTGCACGGGGAGGCAGGCGGCTGCCGTCAGCTCAGTAAGCGATCAGCAGCAAACCTCAGTTTGGCTTCTCCAGTTCCCTCTCCTGTTAAATGCAGATAATagaattaatttcagatttaaataaaaagctatttaagaaaaagggataaaaaaaGTCATTTAGAAAAACTCAAAGGCTTTTGGCTCCCTGACAACCTTACAGCATCATCTTAACCAGCCCCAAAAGCCTGAAGCAAGCCGTTATCCCACGGCAAGCCTCGGCAGCAGCCACATCCCGTCGGAGGAGACGGCGGAGCCCATCGCGGTGCCCGCGGCACCAAGCCTGGTCCAGGCGGGCGGCGGAGGGAGCGGCACCTCCCACTGCGCCGAGCAGCACCCGCACTGGGAAGTTAAGGGTTTCCACCAAACTAAAGTCAAAAAAAGGCCCGAAAGGCAGGAGTACCGAAGGAGACGGGCTCTGGCGAGGCTGGAGGAGCAGCGACCCTCTCGCCTCCCCGGGCAGTGCTGCGATTGGCCCTGCAAAACCCGGGAGCGGGGAGCACAGGTCGAGGCTGAGATCTCTGTCCAGGAATCAGGGACAAATTACCTGCCTCCGCTTCCCCCATTTAACAGGCAGTTTGCACCTACGCGCACGCGGCA
This is a stretch of genomic DNA from Dromaius novaehollandiae isolate bDroNov1 chromosome 17, bDroNov1.hap1, whole genome shotgun sequence. It encodes these proteins:
- the HPD gene encoding 4-hydroxyphenylpyruvate dioxygenase, with translation MTTYTDKGEKPPRGRFIHFHSITFWVGNAKQAASYYCSKLGFEELAYRGLETGSREVVSHVVRQDKIVFVLSSALNPGNEEMGEHLVKHGDGVKDVAFEVEDCDFIVQKARERGAVVVKEPWVEEDKHGKVKFAMIQTYGDTTHTLIEKLNYKGLFLPGYHAPLFKDPLLPKLPSAKLNFIDHVVGNQPDLQMVPVADWYQKNLLFHRFWSVDDKQLHTEFSALRSIVVTNYEETIKMPINEPALGKKKSQIQEYIDYYGGAGVQHIALNTSDIITAITNLKQRGMQFMDVPSSYYQLLRERLKTAKIQVKENIDKLAELKILVDFDEKGYLLQIFTKPVQDRPTLFLEVIQRHNHQGFGAGNFKSLFEAIEFDQDARGNLTVLDPNGEINLL